CAGCGTCGTCACGCCCGCGCTCGCGTCGGGCGCGCCGGCGGCGAGAGCGTCGGCCAGGGCGGCGGCGAGCTCGTCGAGGCCGCCATGCGAGGGCGCGAGGCACGCGACCGTCGCCGCGTACGGCATACCCTCGGCGGCTCCGAGCCCTCCCCAGCCTCGAGCGCCGCTCAGCACCACGCGGTCCTTGAAGAGCAACCCCTCCCGGTCGCGCGCCACGGTGCCGCTGTCGAGCAGGTCGAAGCGCCACGCCTCACCGCGCGCCGCGCGCCCCGCCGCCCAGGCGTCGCAGAGGATCGCGGAAGCCCCGGGCGCCAGCTCCAGCTCGACGCTCTGGATGAGGCGCGCGCCCGGAGAAGGGATCACGTGGTCGGGCACGTACTCGAACGCGGCCCCCTCTTCCACCCGGACGATCGTGCGCTGGACTGCGGGCAGCCCGGCGCTCCGGTAGACGCGGGTGGCGCTCGGCGTCGAAAGGCAGACGCGGGTGCCCGCGCCCAGCTCGACGCGCGTCTCGAGCCGGTCGCCGCCCAGCACGCCGCCGCATGGGTTCAGGA
The genomic region above belongs to Candidatus Methylomirabilota bacterium and contains:
- a CDS encoding urease accessory protein UreD, with translation MSSRTSGTAPAPTSWWIGSGASSSSSPEPPPPGRTGRDGFLGLAFELRSGRTVLIGRRFTLPLQALEPVDLDGTGAATLFLLNPCGGVLGGDRLETRVELGAGTRVCLSTPSATRVYRSAGLPAVQRTIVRVEEGAAFEYVPDHVIPSPGARLIQSVELELAPGASAILCDAWAAGRAARGEAWRFDLLDSGTVARDREGLLFKDRVVLSGARGWGGLGAAEGMPYAATVACLAPSHGGLDELAAALADALAAGAPDASAGVTTLARGGVVVRILAPSAPVLQRAVETSWATCRTRLWRLAPLALRKM